A single region of the Shumkonia mesophila genome encodes:
- a CDS encoding Ppx/GppA phosphatase family protein, translating to MTKSRKARAKAAAAGKAGAAGRIGVIDIGSNTIRLVVYEVPARLPFPLFNEKAQCELGRGLNESGRLYPKGVEAAFRALGRFIPLAHAMGVERLELVATAAVREAADGARFAAEIERRFSHPVDVIDGAKEAQLAALGVLSGVPDADGILGDLGGGSLDLVALDKGSFGATATLPLGHLRLSQAGGGRGKTADLVASHLETAPWLKEGRGRDLYAGGGAWRSVARVFLHQLDWPLHVIDNFAVDGAEAGRLLDVVAHQSAGSVGRMSFVSRRRLEALPLAALVLEKLIAMVRPARLVFSGFGMREGRMLECLPKDMRHQDPLIAGCLGHAERNGRFSAHGEEILAWMAPLFDDDSPRHARLRLAACLVSDIAWSVHPDYRPENAFHRVLRLPFAGLTHNDRAWLALAIYARYGGIVGDPLVAPVLPLVGEAAQAAAVTTGLALLLAHTLSGGAPGLLGQTRLRRTKDDLVLALPKDDAIFQSEAIERRLAQLAKTAGLKARIATGD from the coding sequence GTGACGAAATCGCGTAAGGCGCGGGCCAAGGCGGCGGCCGCCGGGAAGGCGGGCGCGGCCGGGCGGATCGGGGTCATCGACATCGGCTCCAACACCATCCGCCTGGTCGTCTACGAGGTGCCGGCCCGGCTGCCGTTCCCCTTGTTCAACGAAAAGGCCCAGTGCGAGCTGGGGCGCGGGCTGAACGAGAGCGGGCGGCTCTACCCCAAGGGCGTCGAGGCGGCGTTCCGGGCCCTGGGGCGGTTCATTCCGCTGGCCCACGCCATGGGCGTGGAGCGCCTCGAACTGGTGGCGACGGCGGCAGTCCGCGAGGCCGCCGACGGGGCCAGGTTCGCAGCCGAGATCGAGCGGCGTTTCAGCCATCCGGTCGACGTCATTGACGGCGCCAAGGAGGCCCAGCTGGCGGCGCTGGGCGTGCTGAGCGGCGTTCCCGACGCCGACGGCATTCTGGGCGACCTGGGCGGCGGCAGCCTGGACCTGGTGGCGCTGGACAAGGGCTCCTTCGGGGCGACGGCGACGCTGCCGCTCGGCCACCTGCGCCTGTCGCAGGCGGGGGGCGGCCGCGGCAAGACGGCCGATCTGGTGGCTTCCCATCTGGAGACGGCGCCCTGGCTGAAGGAGGGGCGGGGAAGGGATCTTTACGCCGGCGGCGGCGCCTGGCGCAGCGTCGCGCGCGTCTTCCTTCACCAGCTCGATTGGCCGCTCCACGTCATCGACAATTTCGCGGTCGACGGCGCCGAGGCGGGGCGGCTGCTGGACGTCGTGGCGCACCAGAGCGCCGGTTCGGTCGGGCGCATGTCCTTCGTGTCGCGCCGCCGCCTGGAGGCCCTGCCGCTGGCTGCCCTGGTTTTGGAAAAGCTGATCGCCATGGTGCGGCCGGCCCGGCTGGTGTTCTCGGGGTTCGGCATGCGCGAGGGCCGCATGCTGGAGTGCCTGCCGAAAGACATGCGCCATCAGGACCCCTTGATCGCGGGATGCCTGGGGCACGCCGAACGCAACGGGCGGTTCAGCGCCCACGGCGAGGAGATTCTGGCTTGGATGGCGCCGCTTTTCGACGACGACTCGCCCCGCCACGCCCGGCTGCGCCTGGCCGCCTGCCTGGTCAGCGACATCGCCTGGAGCGTGCACCCCGATTACAGGCCGGAGAACGCCTTCCATCGCGTCCTGCGTCTGCCCTTCGCCGGACTGACCCACAACGACCGCGCCTGGCTGGCGCTGGCCATCTATGCGCGCTATGGCGGCATCGTCGGCGATCCGCTGGTCGCCCCCGTGCTTCCCCTGGTCGGCGAGGCGGCGCAGGCGGCGGCGGTGACGACCGGCCTTGCCCTTCTGCTTGCCCATACGTTGTCGGGCGGCGCGCCCGGCCTGCTGGGGCAGACGCGCCTCAGGCGCACAAAGGACGATCTCGTCCTCGCGCTGCCGAAGGACGACGCCATTTTCCAGAGCGAAGCCATCGAGCGCCGATTGGCGCAACTGGCCAAGACGGCGGGATTGAAGGCCAGGATCGCGACGGGGGATTAA
- a CDS encoding LysR family transcriptional regulator, which translates to MDDWNELRLVLAIRRAGGLTAAAKALGVDHSTAFRRLNALEAHLGVRLFERLPGGTYPPTSAGQRMAAAAERMEDEVLALDRDIAGGDHRLSGRLRITSSETLAYRVLTRHLALFRQAHPGIAVELIIDNRVLSLSRREADIALRPIRPKEGDLWGRKLARVAWTLYGAPAYLEAHGGPVAGPGELGRHALIGWEEAATGIGAADWLGRAATDAAFVYRTNSLVNQLGAARAGIGLALLPCYLGDGDPDLARALPKPVAELAGELWIVTHADLKATARVRAFFDLVGEGLARERDLFEGRR; encoded by the coding sequence ATGGACGATTGGAACGAACTGCGGCTGGTTCTGGCCATCCGGCGGGCCGGCGGCCTGACCGCCGCCGCGAAGGCACTCGGCGTCGATCATTCGACCGCCTTCCGGCGGCTGAACGCGCTTGAGGCCCACCTTGGCGTGCGCCTGTTCGAACGGCTGCCCGGGGGAACCTATCCGCCGACATCGGCCGGCCAGCGGATGGCGGCGGCGGCCGAGCGCATGGAGGACGAGGTCCTTGCACTCGATCGCGACATCGCCGGAGGCGACCATCGGCTTTCCGGGCGCCTCAGGATCACGTCATCGGAAACGCTGGCCTATCGCGTGCTGACGCGGCACCTCGCCCTCTTCCGGCAGGCCCATCCCGGCATCGCGGTCGAGCTCATCATCGACAATCGCGTGCTCAGCCTTTCGCGCCGCGAGGCCGACATCGCGCTGAGGCCGATCCGGCCGAAGGAAGGCGACCTGTGGGGCCGCAAGCTGGCCCGCGTAGCGTGGACCCTTTATGGCGCACCCGCGTATTTGGAGGCCCACGGCGGTCCCGTCGCCGGCCCCGGCGAGCTTGGCCGCCATGCCCTGATCGGGTGGGAGGAGGCGGCCACGGGAATCGGGGCCGCCGACTGGCTTGGCCGCGCCGCGACGGACGCGGCCTTCGTCTATCGGACGAACAGCCTGGTCAACCAGCTTGGCGCCGCCAGAGCCGGCATCGGCCTCGCCCTTCTTCCGTGCTATCTGGGCGATGGCGACCCCGACCTCGCCCGCGCGCTGCCAAAGCCGGTGGCGGAACTGGCGGGCGAACTGTGGATCGTGACACATGCCGACCTCAAGGCCACGGCCCGCGTGCGCGCCTTCTTCGATCTCGTCGGCGAAGGCCTCGCCCGCGAGCGCGACCTGTTCGAAGGCCGGCGTTGA
- the gstA gene encoding glutathione transferase GstA, producing the protein MKLYYATGTCSLSPHIVASEAGIALELERVDIGHTPPVTETGADYSAINPNGYVPALRLDDGSVLTEGAAIVQYLADLKPETGLAPPAGTPARPRLQSWLNFIATELHKMYSPWLFHPEYGEPLQAVAREKIGRRLAFVEAHLATSGPFLMGERFTAADAYLFTIVGWSGYAKVDLSAFPQVRGFMDRVAARPKVHDAVAAHSRASRRTLQNA; encoded by the coding sequence ATGAAGCTCTACTACGCCACCGGCACCTGCTCGCTTTCGCCGCATATCGTGGCCAGCGAGGCGGGCATCGCGCTCGAGCTGGAGCGGGTCGATATCGGCCATACGCCCCCCGTCACCGAAACCGGCGCCGATTACAGCGCCATCAACCCCAATGGCTATGTGCCGGCGCTGCGGCTTGACGACGGTTCGGTCCTCACCGAGGGGGCAGCGATCGTGCAATACCTCGCCGACCTGAAGCCGGAGACCGGACTGGCGCCGCCGGCGGGGACGCCGGCCCGTCCTCGTCTGCAATCCTGGCTCAACTTCATCGCCACCGAACTGCACAAGATGTACAGCCCCTGGCTTTTCCACCCGGAATACGGTGAGCCGCTCCAGGCCGTCGCCCGCGAGAAGATCGGGCGGCGCCTGGCCTTTGTCGAGGCCCATCTCGCCACGTCCGGCCCCTTCCTGATGGGCGAGCGATTCACCGCCGCCGACGCCTATCTCTTCACCATCGTCGGCTGGTCGGGCTACGCCAAAGTCGATCTCTCGGCCTTTCCGCAGGTGCGCGGTTTCATGGATCGGGTTGCCGCCCGGCCGAAAGTGCATGACGCGGTGGCGGCCCATAGCCGAGCCTCTCGCCGCACTCTGCAGAATGCCTAG
- a CDS encoding YybH family protein, which produces MGAPSPELCNLWLARAFNAQDVEAASAMYHPDASIVRVGDVHRETTVSRGAQGIRETMAAYIGMKPHMDVVTHHTTVADDFAMTRSQWLITGVDKNGRRVEVHHHGMEVHRRLPDGTWVFFMDHPFGADPSWAVGRPPHTE; this is translated from the coding sequence ATGGGCGCTCCATCTCCCGAACTGTGCAACCTGTGGCTGGCCCGGGCCTTCAACGCCCAGGACGTCGAGGCGGCGTCGGCGATGTACCATCCCGACGCCTCCATCGTGCGGGTCGGCGATGTCCACCGCGAAACCACGGTTTCCCGCGGTGCCCAGGGCATTCGCGAGACCATGGCCGCCTACATCGGCATGAAGCCGCACATGGATGTCGTCACCCATCACACGACCGTTGCCGACGACTTTGCCATGACCCGCTCGCAATGGCTGATCACCGGTGTCGACAAGAACGGCAGGAGGGTCGAGGTGCATCACCACGGCATGGAGGTGCATCGCCGCCTGCCCGACGGCACTTGGGTCTTCTTCATGGATCACCCCTTCGGGGCGGACCCGAGTTGGGCCGTCGGCCGCCCGCCTCATACCGAATGA
- the rnd gene encoding ribonuclease D: MTLISDTRELAAFCERIAKSPFVTVDTEFMRERTYWPKLCVVQLGGAEEAAAIDALADGIDLAPVFALMDDRQLLKVFHAGRQDLEIFYHLTGKLPEPIFDTQIAAMVCGFGDAAGYETLVTKLTRAHLDKASRFTDWSARPLTERQIAYALDDVTYLRKVYEKLGKKLAQNGRAEWLAEEIVTLTSPETYDPNPEEVFRRIKTRSASPRYLAVLREIAAWRELEAQRLDLPRSHVLRDESMVEIAHHMPTTPAELARTRGVGRRLAEGSAGAALLAALARGKALAEKDCPQPIDRPAMPNGLGPVTDLLKVLLKMKAEESGAAQRLVASSDDLDLIAAFGEEADVPALRGWRREVFGKDALKLCHGEIGLAVRGKRLDVIVVEPE; the protein is encoded by the coding sequence ATGACCCTGATATCCGATACCCGCGAGCTCGCCGCCTTCTGCGAGCGCATCGCCAAATCCCCCTTCGTTACCGTCGACACCGAGTTCATGCGCGAACGGACGTACTGGCCGAAGCTGTGCGTCGTTCAGCTGGGCGGCGCCGAGGAGGCCGCGGCCATCGACGCCCTGGCCGACGGCATCGATCTGGCCCCGGTGTTCGCGTTGATGGACGATCGCCAGCTCCTCAAGGTCTTTCACGCCGGCCGCCAGGACCTGGAAATCTTCTACCACCTGACCGGCAAGCTGCCGGAGCCCATCTTCGACACCCAGATCGCCGCCATGGTGTGCGGCTTCGGCGACGCCGCCGGCTACGAGACCCTGGTCACCAAGCTGACGCGGGCGCATCTGGACAAGGCCTCGCGGTTCACCGACTGGTCGGCCCGGCCGCTGACCGAGCGCCAGATCGCCTATGCGCTGGACGACGTCACCTATCTGCGCAAGGTTTACGAGAAGCTGGGCAAGAAGCTGGCCCAGAACGGCCGCGCCGAGTGGCTGGCCGAGGAAATCGTCACGCTGACCTCGCCCGAGACCTACGACCCCAATCCCGAGGAGGTGTTCCGCCGCATCAAGACGCGTTCGGCCAGCCCGCGGTATTTGGCCGTGCTGCGCGAGATCGCCGCCTGGCGGGAACTCGAGGCGCAAAGGCTGGACCTGCCGCGCAGCCACGTGCTGCGCGACGAATCCATGGTCGAGATTGCCCACCATATGCCGACGACGCCGGCCGAGCTGGCCCGGACCCGGGGGGTCGGCCGCCGTCTGGCCGAGGGATCGGCCGGGGCCGCCCTGCTGGCGGCGCTGGCCCGCGGCAAGGCCTTGGCGGAAAAGGACTGCCCGCAACCCATCGACCGGCCGGCCATGCCGAACGGCCTCGGCCCGGTGACCGATCTTCTGAAGGTGCTGCTGAAGATGAAGGCCGAGGAATCGGGCGCCGCGCAAAGGCTTGTGGCCTCGTCGGACGATCTCGACCTGATCGCCGCCTTCGGCGAGGAGGCGGACGTTCCGGCGCTGCGCGGCTGGCGCCGCGAAGTCTTCGGCAAGGACGCCCTGAAGCTGTGCCACGGCGAGATCGGCCTGGCGGTCAGGGGCAAGCGCCTGGACGTCATCGTCGTCGAGCCGGAGTGA